DNA from Agarilytica rhodophyticola:
CGACAACGCGGATGATTATTACCGGAGATGTGGAGTTTAGTTCGATTAATCAAGCCGTCAATGATGGTAAGATATATTCTTTTATGACTAAACCTTGGCAAAACGAAGAGTTATTGCAAATGGTCTCTGAAGGACTCAGCTATGGCCAGCAAGAAAATAAATAAGCCTGTAGTAAAATGGATAAGTTCACATGCCCGCCGATAAATGATTAATACCTTAGGTACTGGCATTGCCAAAATATTAAGCCGCTAAGCGCAAAGACAAACCCTTCTTAAACACCTCTGTTTTCATAATGCCTACTATCACTTTTGTGTTTTTCACCTTTATGTAAAAGGCAGATAGGCTTTTGGCCGCTAAAAACGCAATTAAAACCCATTATTGGTAGTATTAATGGTAATAATGCCCGGCGCATGACCAATCAGTCCATTTTGTATCCATGTAAGATTAATATTTAGATAGTGGAGTGCTAACTTCTTATAAATCAATACTTTATCATAACATTTATGGTGTGATTTCAACTTGAAATGATATTTTTTAAACGGTTTTGGTTGAAGGTTATACGGTTTTTATAGCGGTTCTACACGTATCAATGAGCTTTTAACAACATTTATCTCTAAATAAAACTCATGATGAGTTGTATTTGGGTGCCTTATTGATTTATAGTTAGCCTGTAATCTGATTCGCCTTAAGCCTAAAGTTGTTTAAAAGTGTTGATGTGCGATGGGTGCTCTCTTAAGAGATAAAACATAACAATAAAAAAGTGCTCAATATTGTTCTAGTTTAAGTGGCTCATATAAAAATACATTGTTCAACGAATATGTTGCCTAACCCATATGTTGCTCAAGCCATTATAGTCTTGTTATATGGCATTAATTTATTTGCTAGTGGGTCGTTATTAATCCGGCGGTAGTATATGTCGGATTAGTAGTGGTGCATGGAAGCTCCGCCGCGTGTCGATAGATATGCGCGAGCCTCTTAAAATCAAGCCGTTTCGCATAATGGCGCCGTATTTTAAGGGACGATGGCTAAATATATCAGGACGATATATTTAGCTGCCAGGTTAATAGTAGCTAATTAATTTTACTTTTTATTGGGGCATAAAAAGAGGGTTGTAGAAAGATTGCGCCGTCCTGTGACGTGTTTAGATACTTAGAATAATAATTGTATTGGAGAGAAGTCATATGAATCGCAATAAACTTAGTTTAGCTATCAGCTTATCACTTATTGGCGTTGCACAGACGCCATTGTTATATGCGCAGCAATCGGCAAACACAGATCAAGAAGTGGAAGAGGTGATCGTTACGGGAGTAGGTGCTATTGCCCGATCTTCTTTTGATACTCCAGCATCCGTGAATTCATTCGATGAAGAAGATATTACTCGCTTAGCGGCCAGTAGTAACGCTGATTTGTTACGCAACGTTCCTGGTATTTCTGCCGAAGGGGGTGGCGGTGAAGTGGCGGTCAATTTATTTGTTCCAGGCTTACCTGCCAGTGGACAATATGCCTATACCCCTTTGAACTTTGATGGTTTTACAACGTTTAGCTACTTTGGTCTTAACTCTTCAGCATTCGATGTTTACCATCGCACTGATTTAGGTGTTGAGCGGGTGGAGTTTATTCGTGGTGGTGCTTCTAATCTTTTTGGTCCAGGTTCTGTTGCTGGTATCGTTAATTACATTAGTAAACAAGGTAAAGATGAAGCTGAAAGTAAGGTGCAATTAGAAGTCGCACAAGATAATCGTGTGGCGACAAACTTTGCTACCAGCGGCCCTGTGGGCAACGGCGAAGGCAACAATTATTATGCGCTTTCAGGTTATTATCGTTACGACGAAGGCCCGATAGATACAGGTTTAGAAACCGATGGCTTCCAGCTTAAGGGAAACTTTAGACACGAATTTGACGATGGTTCAGGCTCTTTTACTATCTTTGCCCAAGCTATTGACGATAAGGTTCAATTTTATTTGCCTTTGCCATTAGATGCCGATAGTAATGAGTTTGCGAGCGGTAATGATGGCAATGAAGTGCAAACAATACAGACCGATCAGCTTGATAATTTTGTTTATCCTACTGCCAATGGTTTGCGCGAATTGCGTTTAGGTGACGGTGTTGAAACCAAAGGCGGTTCCTTGGCCTTTGAATTAAATAAAGAATACGATAGTGGCTGGAGTCTTGGTATTAAGAGTAAATACTCAAAATATACCCATAACTTCAATCTCTTTATTCCCGCCGGTGGTGATAATGTATTAACCACACAAGCTTTTTTACAGCAACAAGGTCTTGATGGTTATGATAATGCGTCGTTTGCGGTCTTGGATACAGGGGAACAATTAAGCGATACTGATCTTGTTTATCGTACCCAAGGCTGGGATAGAATTCGTCCAGCTCAAGATTACACTTCTCAGTTTGATATTAGTAAATCCTTTGACACAGGTGGTGTTACTCATACCTTTACCGGTGGTTTATGGTTGTCACGTGCACAAGCGGATGATTTTAATCACCGTTTATTTTATCTCGGCGAATTTAATAATCGGCCTCGGTTGTTAACCTTGAGTGTATCGGGTGATAATTCAGCAACCCCTGGTGTTATCGAGACAGGAACTCGTCATTATTCTGTTAATGGTTTTGCCGGCTCCGGTGGCCATGTTAACGCTGGCGGCAGCGCCAATCGTATTGCCACCTATTTTGCCGATCAAATAGAAGGAGATAGATGGAGCCTAGACTTAGGTATACGCCTTGAGCAATTTGATGCAGAATATTTTTCTGAAGGCTCCACCAGTGCAGCCATCGATCCTAGCCTTTACGCAATCCCAGATGGCGATAGTGTATTGCCTAACCTGCAAACAGATACGGTGGGTAATGGACGCTTTACTCGCCTTGATGTGGATGGCACTGCGTGGGCAGCTGCGGTTGCTGGTCTTTATCGTATCAATGATTCGCTTAATGTGTTTGGTAATATTTCTCGCGGTTTTTTCTGGCCGCAAGCCCGTACCTTACCTGGGCGTGTTAATAGTTTGTCAAGCCTCGCTGATCCTGTGAGTTTTGTTGAAGATCAATTTGAAGAGGAAACGATTGATCGTGCTGAAATTGGTTTGAAGTTTTCTTCCGGTATCTTTGATGGTTCTATCGGTGCCTATTATTTAACATTGAGTGATAACACAACTTTCCAGCAGTTGGAAAATGCCGATGGAACCTTTACTGCAGTGACGGTTATTTCTGATACTGAAACTACCGGTATTGATGCCAGTGGTACTTTTAGTTTTAACGACTACCTCGATTTGGATGTCAATTTAACTTTTGCCGATCACGAGTTTTCCGAAGGGCCAAATGAGGGTAATGAAATCTCGCGTCAACCCAATATCCTCGGCGGTTTTAGTTTAATCTTTAATAACGACACAATTGATTCAAGTATCACCTACAGTTATCGTGGCGATAGCTTTGGTAACGACGCCAATACACGAGAACTAGAATCTTTTGGTTTCTGGCGTGCTGATGCCGGGTATACCATTGCCATGGCGGATGACGAAGAGCTGCGTTTGAGTCTTTCTGTATTTAATCTTACCGATGAGGATGGTCTTACCGAAGGCAACCCCAGAGCGGGTACAGGTCCACAAGGGGATTTTGCGGTAGGGCGACCTATCTTACCGCGTCGCATAACATTCCGGGCAACATATAGTTTTTAATATGACATGTGCAGGGGGTTATATTTATAGTCGCGCCTCCTGCCTCCGATATTTATAATGCTTTTGTGCTTTTCCAACGAATGAAGAATTGTACTTACATTGTTTGCCTCCTTTTGAGGCAAGTTTAAGTGAGCATATCTGAAACTATATAAAAAAGAACAAATAAATGAATATTCTTGACTATCTTATTGTTGTTGGTTACCTCGGTGCAATGCTGGCTTTTGGTTTTTTTCTGCGTGATCAATCCAGCGAGGAAGATTATTTTTTAGGTGGTAAGTCATTAGGCTGGATGCCTTTAACACTATCTACAATGGCCACTCAATTATCGGCGATTAGTTTTATTTCGGCTCCTGGCTTCGTCGGTTTGAGAGAAGGTGGGGGGCTAAAATGGTTAACGTATGAATTTTCCGTACCGTTGGCGATGATTTTGGTTATGTTCGTCATTATGCCGGCCTTATACCGCGCGGGTGTGGTCAGCATTTATGATTATCTCGATAAAAGATTTGGTCGCTCAACACGTTTGTTTATCAGTGTTGCTTTTCAGATTGCCCGTTCCTTTAGTACCGGTATTATGGTCTACGCCACCGGAATTATTATTGAAGCGGTGTTGGGAATTCCATTTTGGCAGTCAATATTATTGATCAGTGTTATCACCATTATTTATTCTTTACAAGGCGGTATGAAGGCTGTCGTTTATGGTGATGCGGTACAAATGATACTCATTATTTTTGGTTTAACCCTTTGCATCTTTTTCGCTTTAAACGAATTAGGCGGTTTTGGTGAATTTGTTAAAGAGGTTGATCCTGAGCGTTTATATGCTGTTGATTTTTCCTCCTTTGGGTTTTCTGGAGATGAGTTTGGTTTTTTACCGATGATTTTTGGCGGTTTTGTTTTGTACGCGTCCTACTACGGATGCGATCAGACGCAAGCCCAAAGAGCACTCTCTGCGAAAAGCCTGGGCGATATTAGAAAGTTATTATTCTTTAATGGCTTTTTACGTTTTCCAATTACCTTACTGTATTGTACAGCCGGTTTAGTTATTGGTGTGCTTGCGACTTTACACACAGATTTTATGCAACAAATACCCGCAGATAGGCCAGATTTTATGATGCCTATATTTATTATCGAGTATCTACCTAATGGTGTTATAGGCCTTCTGTTAGTAGCTATTTTGGCTGCTGCGATGTCGACTTTAAGTTCGACAATTAACTCGCTCTCGGCCGTTACTATGGAAGATTTGACGATGCTTAATATAAAAGCCATAGACCAGAAACAAGAAGTTCTGCTTTCTCGCTATGTGGCTTTTTTCTGGGGGATAGTAATACTCACATTGTCTGCCTTTGCCGGCAATATTGCTCCGACCGTGATTGAGGCGATTAATAAGGTAGGGTCTGCACTTTACGGGCCTATTTTAGGGGTGTTTTTAATCGCCATACTTAATAAAAAAGTCAATGGTCTAGCGGTTAATATCGGATTGCTCGCGGGTTTATTTGTCAATGTTTGCTTATGGCTATTTGTTCCACAGGTGTTTTGGATGTGGTGGAATTTTATTGGTCTAGTCGTTACGTCTGTACTTGCTTTAATTGTAAGTCAAACTTTATCTAATAATGAGACGGGTGTGCAGTTGATAGAGGAGGTTGAAAATCACAGTCAGACTGAAGTCCTCACAGGAAAGTTGAAAACTAGTATCAGTTTGATCGTATATTTTATCGTGATTATCGCTGTTAGTGTTGCTTTAGGCCTTTAGATTATGAATCAGAAACAAATGCTTACAGAGCTTTTTTTATTAGGGTCACAACGTTGTCACCCTAAAAATAGCTTGCCGGATGCTTTATCAACAATAGCTTCAACGCCAAAAGGAAAAACGATTGTCCTAGGGGCGGGTAAAGCGGCAGCGGAGATGGCCGCCGTTGCAGTACAACATCTAACAGGCACTGTAGAGGGCGCCGTTGTTACCCGTTATGGCTATGGTGAAAATGTGGATACCGGAGCGGTGGAAGTGATCAGAGCTTCCCATCCTGTGCCCGACAATAATAGTATTTTAGCTTCACAGCGTATTTTAGAAAAAGCGATGACCGCTACTGCCGATGACCATGTTGTATTTTTGGTCTCAGGTGGAGGTTCGGCGCTTTTGTGCAGCCCTTGTGAGGGCATTACTCTTGATGAAAAAAAAGCAATCACCAAATCACTAGTATTAAGTGGTGCTTCAATTACTGATATTAACTTGGTGAGAAAAAACCTTTCCAAAATTAAAGGTGGCAGGCTTGCATCAAGTGTCAGTCCAGCACGGTTATCTACTTATATTATTTCTGATGTTGTAGGAGATGACCCTGCAGATATTGCTTCTGGGCCGACAGTCTATACAGCAGAGTGTCGCAAACAGGCACTTGATATATTGGCGAAATACAATATTGCTATCTCTAATCAAGTGAAACAAGCCATATTAAATAATTCCTCTGCCAGCGACGCAGGTGGAGATGTGCATGTTGTTGCAAAAAATATGGATGCTCTAAGAGTGATTGCTGAAAATCTCAATGGAAGTGACAGGCAGGCAATTATTCTTGGTGATGCTTGGCAAGGAAATGCCAGTGAGATCGGTAGACTGCATGCCCAAGAAATTAATATACGATGTAAAACACCCGGCCTTTATGCTTTGATTTCAGGTGGTGAATTAACCGTTGAAGTACGCAATTCAGAAGGTAAGGGTGGTCCCAATTTAGAATATCTTATGGGCCTGATGCTAGCGTTGGATACCCCTTATGATGTTGAAGCTATCGCGTGTGACAGTGATGGCATTGATGGCTCGCAAGATAATGCTGGCGGTTATATTAATTCCACATCATTGGCACGAGCGAAAGACGCAAGCCTTGATGTTGAAGAATATTTGGCCACTAATAATAGCTATGAGCTTTTTCGAGCGCTAGGTGATCTAATTGTGACTGGGCCAACAGGCACTAATGTCAATGATATTCGTATTATTTTAGTGGACTCCAGAGAAAACTAATAACTAGTGGTTAGTTGTTAATAAATTGATGAAAGTGAAATTATAAAATTTTAAAGAGGCGAATGTGACTGTGGATTTAGACTCTCGCGCACGAGAAGTAATGCAGGATAATGATTTAGGCAATTACACCGTACCTACTAAGGGGCTGTATCCTTATCAATGGAATTGGGATTCAGCGTTTTGTGCACTTGGTTTTAATACCTATTCTGAAGATCGTGCCTGGCTTGAAATTGAAACATTGTTTGCTTCCCAGTGGCAAAGTGGTTTTGTGCCCCATATTATCTTTCATAAGCAAGATCCTAACTATTTTCCTGGGCCCGATGTTTGGCAAAGTAATACTTCACCAGAATGTACCGGCATCACTCAGCCGCCTGTTTCCGCCAGTATGATTTTGGCTTTGTGGAAGAGTGGAGATAAGCGTGCAAATAAAGCACGCTTGCAAGCTATTTTCCCGAAATTAGTGGCTTGTCATCGCTGGTTTTATCGCACGCGCGATCCTTTAAATAAAGGCTTGGTGTTAACTGTACACCCGTGGGAAACCGGACGAGATAATTCGCCTGAATGGGATGCGGCTGCGCGACGTATTGATACGTCAGAAGTGGGAACTTATCAACGTAAAGACATTACTCATGTCAATAAAGATATGCGGCCGCTGGATGAGGAGTATGATCGCTATATCACTTTACTGAAATTTGGTCGAGCTACGCAGTGGGATCATGATCGTATTGCTAAGGAAAGTCCTTTTAAAGTCATCGATGTGTGCATGACGATGATTTTATCAAGAGCTGATCACGACCTGATGCTACTTGCAGAAGAGTTAGGTGAGGCGGCTATTGTTGAAGAGTTAAAAACAAGAATTGCTTTGACAAGAAATAATATAAATTATCTATGGGACGATCAGTTAAAGGCATTTTGTTCAAAAGATCTTATTAGCGGTTTGCCATCGGGTCATATTACCAGTGCCTCTTTTTTAGCATTTTATGCGGATGTTGGTTCCCAAGAGCAACGTGAATATTTGCTGGCGCACCTCGATCGCATCGCTAGTAAAGTTAAATACTTAATACCCAGTTTAGATCCAGAGTCAGATAGATTTGATTCCATGCGTTATTGGCGTGGCCCGGTTTGGAGTGTGGTAAATTATTTGGCTGCGCTAGGTTTAAAAGAATGCGGACAATCTGTTTGGGCACAGAGAATTTTAGATGATACGCGAGCACTTGTTAAAGAATCTGGTTTTTACGAGGCATTTTGTCCTCTCACTGGAGCTGGAACAGGTGGTGATCACTTTACCTGGACTGCGGCAATCTGGTTGTATTGGTTGGATATATAGCTTCTAAGTTGTCTAGCGGAAGTTACGTATC
Protein-coding regions in this window:
- a CDS encoding TonB-dependent receptor, translating into MNRNKLSLAISLSLIGVAQTPLLYAQQSANTDQEVEEVIVTGVGAIARSSFDTPASVNSFDEEDITRLAASSNADLLRNVPGISAEGGGGEVAVNLFVPGLPASGQYAYTPLNFDGFTTFSYFGLNSSAFDVYHRTDLGVERVEFIRGGASNLFGPGSVAGIVNYISKQGKDEAESKVQLEVAQDNRVATNFATSGPVGNGEGNNYYALSGYYRYDEGPIDTGLETDGFQLKGNFRHEFDDGSGSFTIFAQAIDDKVQFYLPLPLDADSNEFASGNDGNEVQTIQTDQLDNFVYPTANGLRELRLGDGVETKGGSLAFELNKEYDSGWSLGIKSKYSKYTHNFNLFIPAGGDNVLTTQAFLQQQGLDGYDNASFAVLDTGEQLSDTDLVYRTQGWDRIRPAQDYTSQFDISKSFDTGGVTHTFTGGLWLSRAQADDFNHRLFYLGEFNNRPRLLTLSVSGDNSATPGVIETGTRHYSVNGFAGSGGHVNAGGSANRIATYFADQIEGDRWSLDLGIRLEQFDAEYFSEGSTSAAIDPSLYAIPDGDSVLPNLQTDTVGNGRFTRLDVDGTAWAAAVAGLYRINDSLNVFGNISRGFFWPQARTLPGRVNSLSSLADPVSFVEDQFEEETIDRAEIGLKFSSGIFDGSIGAYYLTLSDNTTFQQLENADGTFTAVTVISDTETTGIDASGTFSFNDYLDLDVNLTFADHEFSEGPNEGNEISRQPNILGGFSLIFNNDTIDSSITYSYRGDSFGNDANTRELESFGFWRADAGYTIAMADDEELRLSLSVFNLTDEDGLTEGNPRAGTGPQGDFAVGRPILPRRITFRATYSF
- a CDS encoding MGH1-like glycoside hydrolase domain-containing protein, which encodes MDLDSRAREVMQDNDLGNYTVPTKGLYPYQWNWDSAFCALGFNTYSEDRAWLEIETLFASQWQSGFVPHIIFHKQDPNYFPGPDVWQSNTSPECTGITQPPVSASMILALWKSGDKRANKARLQAIFPKLVACHRWFYRTRDPLNKGLVLTVHPWETGRDNSPEWDAAARRIDTSEVGTYQRKDITHVNKDMRPLDEEYDRYITLLKFGRATQWDHDRIAKESPFKVIDVCMTMILSRADHDLMLLAEELGEAAIVEELKTRIALTRNNINYLWDDQLKAFCSKDLISGLPSGHITSASFLAFYADVGSQEQREYLLAHLDRIASKVKYLIPSLDPESDRFDSMRYWRGPVWSVVNYLAALGLKECGQSVWAQRILDDTRALVKESGFYEAFCPLTGAGTGGDHFTWTAAIWLYWLDI
- a CDS encoding glycerate kinase type-2 family protein, which codes for MNQKQMLTELFLLGSQRCHPKNSLPDALSTIASTPKGKTIVLGAGKAAAEMAAVAVQHLTGTVEGAVVTRYGYGENVDTGAVEVIRASHPVPDNNSILASQRILEKAMTATADDHVVFLVSGGGSALLCSPCEGITLDEKKAITKSLVLSGASITDINLVRKNLSKIKGGRLASSVSPARLSTYIISDVVGDDPADIASGPTVYTAECRKQALDILAKYNIAISNQVKQAILNNSSASDAGGDVHVVAKNMDALRVIAENLNGSDRQAIILGDAWQGNASEIGRLHAQEINIRCKTPGLYALISGGELTVEVRNSEGKGGPNLEYLMGLMLALDTPYDVEAIACDSDGIDGSQDNAGGYINSTSLARAKDASLDVEEYLATNNSYELFRALGDLIVTGPTGTNVNDIRIILVDSREN
- a CDS encoding sodium:solute symporter family transporter; the protein is MNILDYLIVVGYLGAMLAFGFFLRDQSSEEDYFLGGKSLGWMPLTLSTMATQLSAISFISAPGFVGLREGGGLKWLTYEFSVPLAMILVMFVIMPALYRAGVVSIYDYLDKRFGRSTRLFISVAFQIARSFSTGIMVYATGIIIEAVLGIPFWQSILLISVITIIYSLQGGMKAVVYGDAVQMILIIFGLTLCIFFALNELGGFGEFVKEVDPERLYAVDFSSFGFSGDEFGFLPMIFGGFVLYASYYGCDQTQAQRALSAKSLGDIRKLLFFNGFLRFPITLLYCTAGLVIGVLATLHTDFMQQIPADRPDFMMPIFIIEYLPNGVIGLLLVAILAAAMSTLSSTINSLSAVTMEDLTMLNIKAIDQKQEVLLSRYVAFFWGIVILTLSAFAGNIAPTVIEAINKVGSALYGPILGVFLIAILNKKVNGLAVNIGLLAGLFVNVCLWLFVPQVFWMWWNFIGLVVTSVLALIVSQTLSNNETGVQLIEEVENHSQTEVLTGKLKTSISLIVYFIVIIAVSVALGL